Proteins from a genomic interval of Brucella intermedia LMG 3301:
- a CDS encoding alpha/beta hydrolase family protein encodes MIRNDTAVRVDQYELAATVISPDTTIPGVLFLHGWAGSQERDIERANAISSLGCVCLTFDMRGHGDLLSGNKTVTRGENLDDAIAAYDSLASLKMVEDDSIVVIGSSYGGYLATLLTELRPVRWLALRAPALYRDELWQVPKARLDRRDLQSYRSALVSYDDNRALRQAREFRGDVLLVESEHDVIVPHPTVASYQTAFINARSLTVRMLDGADHALTEERHQKTYNQLLTRWIREMVLGAR; translated from the coding sequence ATGATCCGTAACGATACCGCCGTCCGTGTCGACCAGTATGAACTGGCCGCGACAGTAATCTCTCCAGACACTACCATTCCCGGCGTCCTTTTTCTTCATGGCTGGGCCGGCAGCCAGGAACGCGACATCGAAAGGGCGAATGCAATATCCTCGCTCGGCTGCGTTTGCCTCACCTTCGATATGCGCGGCCACGGGGATTTGCTCTCCGGCAACAAGACCGTGACGCGCGGCGAAAACCTCGACGACGCAATCGCCGCCTATGACAGCCTGGCCAGCCTCAAGATGGTCGAGGACGACTCCATTGTCGTCATAGGCAGCAGCTATGGCGGATATCTCGCGACATTGCTGACAGAATTGCGCCCCGTTCGCTGGCTGGCGCTCAGAGCACCTGCCCTTTATCGTGACGAGCTCTGGCAGGTTCCCAAGGCAAGGCTCGATCGCAGGGACCTGCAATCCTATCGCTCGGCACTGGTCAGTTATGACGACAACCGCGCCTTGCGGCAGGCACGGGAATTTCGCGGCGATGTGCTTCTGGTCGAGTCCGAGCATGACGTCATCGTTCCGCATCCGACAGTGGCGAGCTATCAAACCGCCTTCATCAATGCCCGTTCGCTGACCGTTCGCATGCTGGACGGCGCAGACCATGCCCTCACGGAAGAGCGCCATCAAAAGACCTACAACCAGCTCCTGACCCGCTGGATCAGGGAAATGGTTCTCGGTGCCCGTTGA
- a CDS encoding UdgX family uracil-DNA binding protein (This protein belongs to the uracil DNA glycosylase superfamily, members of which act in excision repair of DNA. However, it belongs more specifically to UdgX branch, whose founding member was found to bind uracil in DNA (where it does not belong), without cleaving it, appears to promote DNA repair by a pathway involving RecA, rather than base excision.) has product MTSPAPAISHRQPTLEQVCAEAQTCRRCELYKDATQTVFGEGPVGAGIFFVAEQPGDKEDIEGRPLIGPAGQVFDACLAEVGIKRERCYITNAVKHFRHIQRGKRRLHQRPSTSHIEACRWWLEQEIEQVSPHIIVALGAVAARAVFDKPVKIAAVRGRCLQHENRHVFVTIHPSYLLRLRGRSGYDRERAMFLKELGQVAEFGRASET; this is encoded by the coding sequence ATGACAAGCCCCGCCCCGGCAATTTCACATCGCCAGCCTACCCTTGAGCAAGTCTGCGCGGAAGCGCAGACTTGTCGGCGTTGCGAGCTCTACAAGGATGCGACACAGACCGTTTTCGGGGAAGGCCCTGTCGGGGCCGGAATTTTCTTTGTCGCCGAGCAACCCGGCGACAAGGAGGATATCGAAGGGCGCCCGCTGATCGGTCCTGCGGGCCAGGTCTTCGACGCCTGTCTCGCCGAAGTCGGCATCAAGCGCGAACGGTGCTACATCACCAACGCCGTTAAACATTTTCGCCACATCCAGCGCGGCAAGAGACGCCTCCACCAGCGCCCGTCGACCAGCCACATAGAAGCCTGCCGCTGGTGGCTTGAGCAGGAAATCGAACAAGTGTCGCCGCATATCATCGTTGCGCTGGGAGCCGTGGCCGCCCGCGCCGTTTTTGATAAGCCTGTGAAGATAGCCGCCGTGCGCGGCCGTTGCCTGCAGCACGAAAACCGCCACGTCTTTGTGACCATCCACCCCTCCTATCTGCTGCGGCTGCGCGGCAGGAGCGGTTACGACCGCGAACGGGCGATGTTCCTGAAGGAACTTGGCCAGGTTGCAGAGTTCGGGCGCGCGTCCGAAACGTGA
- a CDS encoding DUF3182 family protein has product MTTWKAPFCGKTPCGKIRVVCRASDSHHTVASAEALATRLSALTGRQLLPTGQDFDEDGETFFIPTYALARQEGNPDMTVDRFYGGIVHRGFMATKLVTHPHWHDHDDLPEGWTGQFAACLQDCVLPGFSVFSHRHALEAASALLKKHKIRFKNPYASGGEDQSVIDTVRSLDSFLAEVSEVDIANGLVLEEDVDNSTTYSVGQIQLGNHVGTYLGRQYSSRDKAGKEFYAGSRLRVVRGDWDALLQLLQSPTARKVVENARRYDEAAREHLGLVASRRNYDVLVGPITENGVRCGVLEQSWRVGGASPAELLAMEKLMQDETVTAVQAVLHESRDEAPTFRDDDFIVYSGEDDLGQPLHKYARIEKIYHDP; this is encoded by the coding sequence GTGACGACATGGAAAGCGCCCTTTTGCGGGAAGACCCCATGCGGGAAAATTCGCGTCGTCTGCCGGGCGTCGGACAGCCACCACACCGTAGCCAGCGCGGAAGCGCTGGCTACGCGTCTCTCGGCCCTCACAGGCCGGCAACTACTTCCCACTGGGCAAGACTTCGACGAAGATGGCGAAACGTTTTTTATCCCGACCTACGCCCTCGCCCGGCAGGAGGGGAACCCCGACATGACCGTGGATCGCTTCTATGGCGGCATCGTTCATCGCGGTTTCATGGCGACAAAGCTCGTTACCCATCCACATTGGCACGACCACGACGACCTGCCCGAGGGATGGACGGGACAGTTCGCGGCATGTTTGCAGGATTGCGTTCTGCCGGGCTTCTCGGTGTTCTCGCACCGCCACGCTCTGGAAGCGGCGAGTGCCTTGCTGAAAAAGCACAAAATTCGGTTCAAGAATCCCTATGCGTCCGGCGGCGAGGACCAGAGCGTCATCGACACCGTCCGCTCGCTCGACAGTTTTCTCGCCGAGGTTTCAGAGGTCGATATCGCAAACGGACTGGTTCTCGAAGAGGATGTGGACAATTCCACGACCTATTCCGTCGGGCAGATCCAGCTTGGAAACCATGTCGGAACCTATCTGGGCCGTCAGTACAGTTCCCGCGACAAGGCCGGTAAGGAATTTTATGCCGGCAGCCGGTTGCGCGTGGTGCGCGGCGACTGGGATGCGCTTCTTCAGCTTCTGCAATCGCCAACTGCACGCAAGGTCGTGGAGAATGCCCGGCGCTACGATGAAGCGGCCCGCGAGCATCTTGGACTGGTCGCGTCACGCAGGAATTATGACGTGCTTGTCGGGCCGATAACCGAAAATGGCGTGCGCTGTGGAGTGCTTGAACAGTCGTGGCGCGTGGGAGGCGCTTCCCCCGCTGAACTGCTGGCAATGGAAAAACTGATGCAGGATGAAACCGTGACCGCCGTGCAGGCCGTTCTGCACGAGAGCCGCGACGAAGCGCCGACGTTCCGGGACGATGATTTCATCGTCTATTCCGGTGAGGACGATCTCGGTCAGCCCCTGCATAAATATGCGAGAATCGAGAAAATCTATCATGATCCGTAA
- a CDS encoding sigma-70 family RNA polymerase sigma factor — MSFTPDPDYMLEPEHLVEMIPALRAFSRTFYSQKEDAEDLVQETLMKALANREKYTPYSPLKSWLFTIMRNTFCTRIRIQKREAPGAVECVSPIVSVEASQELTLEAHDVQTAMATLPHKYRRVLAMVVLEGKSYERTAELCDCSIGTVKSRLHRARHKLHDIMEGA, encoded by the coding sequence ATGTCGTTCACCCCCGATCCCGACTACATGCTGGAGCCGGAACATCTCGTTGAGATGATACCGGCGCTTCGCGCTTTTTCCCGCACATTCTACAGCCAGAAGGAAGACGCGGAAGATCTCGTTCAGGAAACCCTGATGAAAGCCCTGGCCAACCGGGAAAAGTACACGCCTTATTCGCCGCTGAAATCGTGGCTTTTTACGATCATGCGCAACACGTTCTGCACCCGGATTCGGATTCAGAAACGCGAAGCACCAGGCGCCGTCGAGTGCGTCTCTCCGATAGTCTCGGTGGAAGCCTCGCAGGAACTGACCCTTGAAGCGCATGATGTGCAGACCGCGATGGCGACCCTGCCTCATAAATATCGTCGGGTACTGGCGATGGTGGTGTTGGAAGGCAAAAGCTATGAGCGCACCGCAGAGCTTTGCGATTGCTCCATCGGCACGGTGAAAAGCCGCCTGCACCGCGCGCGACACAAACTGCACGATATCATGGAGGGAGCCTAG
- a CDS encoding ABC transporter ATP-binding protein: MNKDIVLSISDLVVQAPNGATLVDHVDVTLKRGEVLGLIGESGAGKSTIGLAAMGYGRGGCRIAEGTIVVDDVSLMDGTRETREKVRGARIAYVAQSAAASFNPAHRIGDQIMEGPLYHGLMTKGEAKSWMLELLHALQLPDPDNFGDRYPHQVSGGQLQRAMVAMAMSCRPDILVLDEPTTALDVTTQIEVLALLRSLIQRYNTAALYITHDLAVVAQIADRIMVLRHGKMVELGSAEEILEAPKQDYTQRLVSEREASISGEQAEHKMGEILLEVKTATAYYGKKLVLTDVDCYVRRGETLAIVGESGSGKSTLARIIAGLPPHSSGIISLAGQRLEASYKKRSREELRRIQLVYQLPDVALNPRQTVGEIIGRPMKFYFGMNEDQREIEVRRLLELIGLPSDFASRLPGALSGGQKQRVCIARALAAKPDLIICDEVTSALDPLVAEEILKLLRKLQDELHVSYLFITHDLGVVRRLADRTMVMQKGKVVETGTTKAIFEPPYEPYTEQLITSVPELRRDWLDDILKARAAV; the protein is encoded by the coding sequence ATGAACAAGGATATCGTTCTTTCCATCTCCGATCTTGTCGTCCAGGCACCCAACGGCGCAACGCTTGTCGATCATGTCGATGTGACGCTGAAGCGTGGCGAAGTGCTGGGCCTGATTGGCGAGTCCGGTGCGGGCAAGTCCACCATCGGGCTCGCTGCAATGGGTTATGGTCGCGGCGGTTGCAGGATCGCTGAAGGCACCATCGTCGTCGACGATGTTTCGCTGATGGATGGCACCCGCGAAACGCGTGAAAAGGTGCGCGGCGCACGCATCGCCTACGTGGCGCAGAGCGCGGCAGCGTCGTTCAATCCCGCGCATCGCATCGGCGACCAGATCATGGAAGGCCCGCTCTATCATGGCCTCATGACCAAAGGGGAAGCCAAGAGCTGGATGCTGGAACTGCTGCACGCGCTGCAACTTCCGGACCCGGATAATTTCGGCGACCGCTATCCGCATCAGGTCTCCGGGGGTCAGCTGCAGCGCGCCATGGTGGCCATGGCTATGTCCTGCCGCCCGGATATTCTGGTTCTGGACGAGCCTACCACAGCGCTGGACGTGACAACCCAGATCGAAGTGCTGGCACTCCTGCGCAGCCTGATCCAGCGTTACAACACCGCTGCACTTTACATCACGCACGATCTTGCTGTGGTGGCCCAGATCGCTGACCGCATCATGGTTCTGCGTCATGGCAAAATGGTTGAGCTTGGTTCTGCGGAAGAAATCCTGGAAGCGCCAAAGCAGGACTACACGCAGCGTCTGGTGTCCGAACGCGAAGCCAGCATTTCGGGCGAACAGGCCGAGCACAAGATGGGCGAAATCCTGCTCGAAGTGAAGACCGCGACTGCCTATTATGGCAAGAAGCTCGTTCTGACCGATGTAGATTGTTATGTCCGTCGCGGCGAAACGCTTGCCATCGTTGGTGAATCCGGGTCGGGCAAATCCACGCTCGCGCGGATTATTGCGGGCCTACCACCCCATTCGAGCGGCATCATTTCGCTCGCCGGACAACGTCTGGAAGCAAGTTACAAAAAGCGCAGCCGTGAAGAACTGCGCCGCATCCAACTCGTCTATCAGCTTCCGGACGTGGCGCTGAATCCGCGCCAGACTGTTGGCGAAATCATTGGACGTCCGATGAAGTTTTATTTCGGCATGAATGAGGATCAGCGTGAGATCGAGGTCAGGCGCCTGCTCGAACTCATCGGTCTGCCTTCCGATTTTGCAAGCCGCCTGCCCGGCGCGCTTTCGGGCGGGCAAAAACAGCGCGTGTGCATCGCCCGGGCGCTGGCGGCAAAGCCGGATCTTATCATCTGCGATGAAGTCACTTCGGCGCTCGACCCGCTGGTCGCGGAGGAAATCCTGAAGCTTCTGCGCAAGTTGCAGGACGAATTGCACGTGTCCTATCTCTTCATCACCCACGACCTTGGCGTCGTCCGTCGGCTCGCCGACCGCACCATGGTGATGCAGAAGGGCAAGGTGGTCGAAACCGGCACCACGAAGGCAATCTTCGAACCGCCTTACGAGCCCTATACGGAGCAGCTCATCACATCCGTTCCGGAGCTGCGCCGTGACTGGCTGGACGACATCCTCAAGGCTCGCGCCGCCGTCTAG
- a CDS encoding CocE/NonD family hydrolase yields MTVNVTEHLWITLKDGTRLGARLWLPEGAEENPVPAVLEYIPYRKRDGTRGRDEPMHGYFAQNGYAAIRVDMRGTGESDGHMADEYIQQEQDDALEVIAWIAAQPWCSGNVGMMGKSWGGFNGLQVAACRPPALKAIITAYSTDDRFRDDIHYMGGLLLNDNLWWGTIMLAYQSRPLDPAIVGAGWRDAWIERLERLPFFPALWLEHQHYDEYWKHGSVCEDWSAIQCPVLAIGAWADSYTNAVPRLLENLQVPARGIIGPWGHVYPQDGLPGPAIGFLQEAVRWWDQWLKGEETGIMDEPKLRAYICDTIEPTGSRDFTNGRWVGEKNWPSSEIALKPFALGADFTLGEADAVHGVLSISSPNSHGKAGGEWMATGCPGEHPTDQRLDDGGSLNFDTAVLIEDLEILGAPVARLKFTVDQPVAQVSLRLSDILPDGRITRVSYQVFNLNHINGHDKPEMLVPGKTYEIAIKLNDSGYSFKKGHRIRLSVATGYWPMVWPSPKRVTLTLDTAASVLDLPLRPASADDAKISFQKPAHGPATPITQLDPGSVRRWTEQDHVTGETLYVTEGIGGLFGEGILRFDDIGTQLSHSLKRELRINDNDPLSASYVLTQAYQMGREGWLIDIDSTTKMHSDAENFYISGVLTAKENGEIVTTREWNQTIPRDHL; encoded by the coding sequence ATGACCGTAAACGTCACCGAGCATCTGTGGATCACCCTCAAGGATGGCACCCGTCTTGGCGCGCGCCTGTGGCTGCCTGAAGGCGCCGAGGAAAATCCCGTTCCTGCCGTGCTCGAATATATTCCGTATCGCAAGCGTGACGGTACGCGTGGCCGCGATGAGCCGATGCACGGCTATTTCGCGCAGAACGGCTATGCCGCAATCCGCGTCGATATGCGCGGTACGGGCGAATCCGATGGTCATATGGCGGACGAATATATCCAGCAGGAACAAGATGATGCGCTGGAAGTCATTGCCTGGATTGCGGCCCAGCCCTGGTGCAGCGGCAATGTCGGCATGATGGGAAAAAGCTGGGGCGGCTTCAACGGCCTTCAGGTCGCCGCCTGCCGTCCACCGGCACTGAAGGCGATCATTACCGCCTATTCGACCGATGACCGTTTCCGCGACGACATTCATTACATGGGTGGCCTGCTGCTCAACGATAATCTGTGGTGGGGCACGATCATGCTCGCCTATCAGTCGCGTCCGCTCGATCCGGCGATTGTGGGCGCTGGCTGGCGCGATGCCTGGATCGAACGTCTGGAACGCCTCCCGTTCTTCCCTGCCCTTTGGCTCGAACACCAGCATTACGACGAATATTGGAAGCATGGCTCTGTCTGCGAAGACTGGTCTGCGATCCAGTGCCCGGTTCTGGCCATCGGCGCATGGGCCGACAGCTACACCAATGCCGTTCCGCGCCTGCTCGAAAACCTTCAGGTTCCAGCGCGTGGCATTATCGGCCCTTGGGGTCATGTCTACCCGCAGGACGGCTTGCCAGGGCCCGCTATCGGCTTCCTGCAGGAAGCAGTGCGCTGGTGGGACCAGTGGCTCAAGGGCGAAGAGACCGGCATCATGGATGAGCCGAAGCTCCGTGCCTATATCTGCGACACCATCGAACCGACCGGCTCGCGCGACTTCACCAATGGTCGCTGGGTTGGCGAAAAGAACTGGCCATCGTCCGAAATCGCCCTCAAGCCTTTTGCTCTTGGCGCAGACTTCACGCTCGGCGAGGCCGATGCCGTGCACGGTGTGCTTTCGATCTCTTCACCGAACAGTCATGGCAAGGCAGGTGGCGAATGGATGGCTACGGGCTGTCCTGGTGAGCACCCGACCGACCAGCGCCTCGACGATGGCGGCTCGCTCAACTTCGACACTGCTGTTCTTATCGAAGATCTCGAAATTCTTGGTGCACCGGTTGCGCGTCTGAAGTTTACTGTTGATCAGCCGGTTGCGCAGGTTTCGCTGCGTTTGAGCGATATTCTACCCGATGGCCGTATCACCCGTGTCAGCTATCAGGTCTTCAACCTCAATCACATCAATGGCCACGACAAGCCGGAAATGCTGGTGCCGGGCAAGACCTATGAAATCGCGATCAAGCTCAACGACAGCGGCTACAGCTTCAAGAAGGGACATCGCATCCGTCTTTCGGTTGCCACCGGCTATTGGCCGATGGTCTGGCCATCGCCAAAACGTGTGACACTGACACTCGATACCGCAGCGTCGGTCCTCGATCTGCCGCTACGTCCGGCTTCCGCCGACGATGCAAAGATTTCCTTCCAGAAACCCGCTCATGGACCTGCGACGCCGATCACCCAGCTTGATCCGGGCAGCGTGCGCCGCTGGACCGAGCAGGATCACGTCACCGGCGAAACGCTTTATGTGACGGAGGGCATCGGCGGTCTTTTCGGTGAGGGAATTCTGCGCTTTGACGATATCGGCACTCAGTTGAGCCACAGCCTCAAGCGTGAACTGCGCATCAATGATAACGACCCGCTGTCCGCATCCTACGTGCTGACACAGGCCTATCAGATGGGCCGCGAAGGGTGGCTGATCGACATCGACAGCACCACGAAAATGCATTCGGATGCCGAAAACTTCTATATTTCCGGAGTTCTGACGGCAAAGGAAAACGGCGAAATTGTCACGACCCGCGAATGGAACCAGACCATTCCGCGCGATCATCTGTAA
- a CDS encoding GlcG/HbpS family heme-binding protein produces the protein MIRKLAIVALSMSPATAFAQTLPTTPYLPLDLATKAAQAALDACVAKGSNVSVAVVARDGATKVLLKADLSGPHTGNSAEGKAFTAAALGRDSGELAEFIASKPANNGMRDMDSRFVIQAGGLPIKIGDALVGGIGVGGAPSGAIDAECALAGLQAIEAK, from the coding sequence ATGATCCGTAAACTTGCAATTGTCGCCCTGTCGATGTCTCCCGCTACCGCTTTCGCCCAGACCCTCCCCACCACGCCTTACCTGCCGCTCGATCTGGCAACCAAGGCCGCACAGGCTGCGCTGGATGCCTGCGTCGCCAAGGGCAGCAATGTGAGCGTCGCGGTCGTGGCGCGCGACGGGGCAACCAAGGTTCTGCTCAAGGCCGATCTTTCCGGCCCGCATACCGGCAACAGTGCCGAAGGAAAGGCATTTACGGCAGCCGCTCTGGGCCGCGACTCGGGCGAGCTTGCGGAGTTCATCGCTTCGAAGCCAGCCAATAACGGCATGCGCGACATGGATTCGCGCTTTGTTATCCAGGCGGGCGGCCTGCCGATCAAGATCGGCGACGCGCTGGTCGGCGGCATCGGGGTCGGCGGCGCACCGTCCGGCGCGATTGACGCGGAATGCGCCCTTGCCGGTCTTCAGGCTATCGAAGCCAAGTAA
- a CDS encoding DUF3175 domain-containing protein, with protein sequence MAQTRKWSGEVTEHSDALDLEPHVFEQDDPKKIAASLKRSADKSHKRKAEPFRSAMSMLTFYINRAGKNLPEKRRHVLEAAKGELRKAYGKPDHA encoded by the coding sequence ATGGCCCAGACAAGGAAATGGTCAGGCGAAGTAACAGAACACAGCGACGCCCTCGATCTGGAGCCGCATGTGTTCGAACAGGACGATCCGAAGAAAATTGCAGCTTCCCTGAAGCGCTCAGCCGACAAGAGCCATAAGCGCAAGGCGGAGCCGTTCCGCTCGGCAATGTCCATGCTGACTTTCTACATCAATCGCGCGGGCAAGAATCTACCGGAAAAACGCAGGCATGTGCTGGAAGCAGCCAAGGGCGAACTGCGCAAGGCCTACGGCAAGCCGGACCACGCTTGA
- a CDS encoding ABC transporter permease, whose protein sequence is MFVLILKRVGLGLLTLFLVSALIFAGTQILPGDVASAILGQNATPEALATLRESLGLNQPVLARYFSWLAGFVTGDLGTSLANQQPVADLLWPRFWNTMALAAFAAVVSVPVAILLGLVTAVKRGGLFDRVINIVALAFVSLPEYFLGLLLILFLSIRFNLLPSLADTYEGMTFLEWVQATALPALTLVLVTVAQMMRMTRTAVLSVMDQAYVETAYLKGLRTKRVVTKHALPNAAAPIVNVVAFNIAYLITGVVLVEAVFNYNGLGRFMVDAVSKRDLPLVQAAALVFGAAYVILNIIADVAAIALNPRLRHPR, encoded by the coding sequence ATGTTCGTTCTAATTCTCAAGCGTGTGGGGCTCGGGCTCCTCACGCTGTTCCTCGTGTCGGCGTTGATTTTCGCCGGCACGCAGATCCTGCCGGGCGATGTCGCATCAGCCATTCTCGGTCAGAATGCCACCCCGGAAGCGCTCGCCACGCTGCGCGAAAGCCTCGGGCTTAATCAACCGGTCCTTGCGCGCTATTTCTCGTGGCTCGCCGGGTTTGTTACCGGCGATCTGGGCACCTCGCTTGCCAACCAACAACCGGTAGCTGATCTCCTCTGGCCACGTTTCTGGAATACGATGGCGCTCGCAGCCTTTGCTGCCGTCGTCAGTGTTCCTGTCGCCATTCTTCTCGGTCTTGTCACTGCGGTAAAGCGCGGCGGCCTTTTCGACCGGGTGATAAATATCGTGGCGCTGGCTTTCGTGTCCCTGCCTGAATATTTCCTTGGCCTGCTGCTGATCCTGTTTTTGTCGATCCGCTTCAACCTGCTGCCAAGCCTTGCCGACACCTATGAGGGCATGACATTCCTCGAATGGGTTCAGGCAACCGCCCTGCCCGCACTGACGCTGGTGCTCGTGACGGTTGCCCAAATGATGCGCATGACCCGCACCGCCGTTTTATCGGTCATGGATCAGGCTTATGTCGAAACGGCATATCTCAAGGGTCTTCGCACCAAGCGCGTTGTGACCAAGCACGCACTGCCGAATGCAGCGGCTCCAATCGTCAATGTGGTGGCGTTCAACATTGCTTACCTCATAACTGGCGTGGTGCTTGTCGAAGCTGTCTTCAACTATAACGGCCTTGGCCGCTTCATGGTTGATGCCGTTTCCAAGCGTGATCTTCCGCTCGTGCAGGCAGCGGCCCTCGTCTTCGGTGCGGCCTATGTCATTCTCAATATCATCGCCGATGTCGCTGCCATCGCGCTCAATCCGCGCCTGAGGCACCCACGATGA
- a CDS encoding DUF3008 family protein produces the protein MPAKSKAQQQAAGAALAAKRGDKAKSELRGASKEMAKSMSEKELEKMASTKQKGKPEHKSKS, from the coding sequence ATGCCTGCAAAATCCAAAGCGCAGCAACAGGCTGCCGGTGCGGCTTTGGCGGCGAAGCGCGGAGACAAGGCAAAAAGCGAACTGCGTGGAGCGTCCAAGGAAATGGCCAAATCCATGAGCGAAAAAGAGCTCGAGAAGATGGCCTCCACCAAGCAGAAGGGCAAGCCCGAGCACAAGTCGAAATCCTGA
- a CDS encoding ferritin-like domain-containing protein, which translates to MASTKLRNLEDLFYDTLKDIYYAERKILKTLPKMSRAANDEKLKSAFEKHREQTEGHVERLQQCFEILGKRAQGKTCDAIEGIIAEGEEIMEEFSNSPALDAGLISAAQAVEHYEITRYGTLKRWAETLGYKDVANILDQTLQEEGQTDKDLTKLAETSANLRAEAA; encoded by the coding sequence ATGGCCAGCACCAAGCTACGCAATCTCGAAGATCTTTTCTACGATACCCTCAAGGACATTTATTACGCGGAGCGCAAGATTCTGAAAACGCTTCCGAAGATGTCCCGCGCGGCCAATGATGAGAAGCTGAAGAGCGCGTTCGAAAAACACCGGGAACAGACCGAAGGACATGTGGAACGTCTGCAGCAGTGCTTCGAGATTCTCGGCAAGCGTGCGCAGGGCAAGACCTGTGACGCCATTGAAGGCATCATCGCCGAGGGCGAGGAGATCATGGAGGAATTTTCGAACAGCCCTGCGCTCGACGCGGGTTTGATCTCCGCTGCCCAAGCCGTGGAACACTATGAAATCACCCGCTACGGCACGTTGAAGCGCTGGGCCGAAACCCTTGGATACAAGGACGTGGCGAATATCCTCGATCAAACCCTGCAGGAAGAAGGCCAGACCGACAAGGACCTGACCAAGCTTGCCGAAACCTCCGCCAATCTCCGTGCGGAAGCGGCCTGA
- a CDS encoding response regulator transcription factor: MVQPVYLVDDDEAVRKSLSLLLSTIDMEVRSFADPSAFLAQLPRLKPGCMIFDIRMPVMTGLKLQELLAGQEIDWPVIIISGHGDIEACRRAFRNGAVDYLSKPVDEQDLIDAIQKAQQLLDQRLGSKALRAETLALLDTLTAREREVLGRIAQGFTTRQIADGLELSPRTIDSHRAAIGAKLGTTSQAEMTRLWLEGQSTP, from the coding sequence ATGGTTCAGCCGGTCTATCTTGTCGATGACGATGAAGCAGTGCGAAAGTCGCTCAGCCTGCTTTTGTCGACCATAGACATGGAGGTCAGGAGTTTTGCCGATCCGTCTGCATTTCTGGCACAGCTGCCCCGGTTGAAGCCGGGCTGCATGATCTTCGACATTCGCATGCCGGTCATGACCGGCCTGAAACTCCAGGAACTTCTGGCCGGACAGGAAATCGACTGGCCGGTGATCATCATTTCGGGCCATGGCGACATCGAAGCCTGCCGCCGTGCCTTTCGAAACGGCGCGGTGGACTATCTTTCCAAGCCCGTCGATGAGCAGGATCTCATCGATGCAATCCAGAAGGCGCAGCAACTGCTGGATCAGCGGCTCGGCAGCAAGGCGCTGCGGGCCGAAACACTGGCGCTGCTGGACACGCTGACGGCGCGCGAGCGTGAAGTGCTTGGCCGTATCGCGCAGGGGTTCACGACCCGGCAGATTGCCGATGGGCTTGAACTGTCGCCGCGCACGATCGACAGCCATCGCGCGGCCATCGGGGCGAAACTGGGCACGACCTCGCAGGCGGAAATGACGCGCTTGTGGCTGGAAGGGCAGTCCACTCCGTAG
- a CDS encoding PepSY domain-containing protein, whose amino-acid sequence MKQSIRYCASAVFLLVTPAAFAQTAAPSSDPQTPAVTTPGEKNPKAPVPGQNSFTEDQVKERLTEEGYTNIMHLQLGEDGVWRADAARNGQPVKVLFDFQGNITTQ is encoded by the coding sequence ATGAAACAGTCTATTCGATATTGCGCAAGCGCGGTTTTCCTGCTGGTCACACCGGCAGCTTTTGCCCAAACCGCCGCCCCCTCCAGTGACCCGCAAACACCTGCTGTGACGACACCCGGAGAGAAAAACCCCAAGGCGCCCGTGCCGGGGCAGAACAGCTTTACCGAAGATCAGGTGAAGGAACGCCTGACCGAAGAAGGCTATACCAACATCATGCACCTTCAGCTTGGCGAGGATGGCGTCTGGCGCGCCGATGCTGCGCGTAACGGGCAGCCCGTGAAGGTTCTTTTCGATTTCCAGGGAAACATCACCACGCAGTGA